The Papaver somniferum cultivar HN1 chromosome 3, ASM357369v1, whole genome shotgun sequence genome includes a region encoding these proteins:
- the LOC113355114 gene encoding EEF1A lysine methyltransferase 4-like isoform X1 has product MTLGTTTQASYTQDPGPFDWYQKYPALSPLLHLYVPLHNRVLVIGCGNAAISEDMANDGFEDIVNIDISWVVIEAMQTKYQDIPALKYIQMDVRDMSGFESGSFDAVLDKGTPDSIMCGHNSLENASKMLEEVGRVLKGNGVYILITYGAPAYRLPMLKKLSLWTIKLHVVEKPMADGNAEQIKWELTNPVSLDETGSSVETALGRTPEVHFIYVCTKDESLQSSSSKQEIEF; this is encoded by the exons atgacatTGGGGACGACAACACAAGCATCGTACACACAAGATCCAGGACCATTTGATTGGTACCAAAAATATCCAGCTTtatctcctcttcttcatctctatgtACCTCTACATAATCGTGTTCTTGTCATTGGATGTGGTAATGCAG CTATCAGTGAAGACATGGCTAATGATGGGTTTGAGGATATTGTAAACATCGATATTTCGTGGGTGGTGATTGAAGCTATGCAAACAAAGTATCAAGACATTCCTGCTCTCAAAT ATATTCAAATGGATGTTCGAGATATGAGTGGTTTTGAATCAGGGTCTTTTGATGCTGTTCTAGATAAAG GAACTCCGGACTCTATTATG TGTGGCCATAATTCGCTAGAAAATGCGTCTAAAATGCTAGAGGAGGTAGGAAG GGTCCTCAAGGGTAATGGAGTGTACATTCTG ATTACATATGGAGCTCCAGCTTACCGGCTACCTATGTTGAAAAAACTGTCCTTGTGGACAATAAAGTTACATGTTGTAG AGAAGCCCATGGCTGATGGAAATGCAGAGCAGATAAAATGGGAGTTAACAAATCCTGTATCCTTGGACGAGACAGGTAGTTCAGTTGAGACAGCTCTCGGAAGGACTCCAGAAGTCCATTTTATTTATGTCTGTACCAAG GATGAGTCCTTACAATCTTCGAGTTCGAAGCAGGAGATCGAGTTTTGA
- the LOC113355114 gene encoding EEF1A lysine methyltransferase 4-like isoform X2, translating to MTLGTTTQASYTQDPGPFDWYQKYPALSPLLHLYVPLHNRVLVIGCGNAAISEDMANDGFEDIVNIDISWVVIEAMQTKYQDIPALKYIQMDVRDMSGFESGSFDAVLDKGTPDSIMCGHNSLENASKMLEEITYGAPAYRLPMLKKLSLWTIKLHVVEKPMADGNAEQIKWELTNPVSLDETGSSVETALGRTPEVHFIYVCTKDESLQSSSSKQEIEF from the exons atgacatTGGGGACGACAACACAAGCATCGTACACACAAGATCCAGGACCATTTGATTGGTACCAAAAATATCCAGCTTtatctcctcttcttcatctctatgtACCTCTACATAATCGTGTTCTTGTCATTGGATGTGGTAATGCAG CTATCAGTGAAGACATGGCTAATGATGGGTTTGAGGATATTGTAAACATCGATATTTCGTGGGTGGTGATTGAAGCTATGCAAACAAAGTATCAAGACATTCCTGCTCTCAAAT ATATTCAAATGGATGTTCGAGATATGAGTGGTTTTGAATCAGGGTCTTTTGATGCTGTTCTAGATAAAG GAACTCCGGACTCTATTATG TGTGGCCATAATTCGCTAGAAAATGCGTCTAAAATGCTAGAGGAG ATTACATATGGAGCTCCAGCTTACCGGCTACCTATGTTGAAAAAACTGTCCTTGTGGACAATAAAGTTACATGTTGTAG AGAAGCCCATGGCTGATGGAAATGCAGAGCAGATAAAATGGGAGTTAACAAATCCTGTATCCTTGGACGAGACAGGTAGTTCAGTTGAGACAGCTCTCGGAAGGACTCCAGAAGTCCATTTTATTTATGTCTGTACCAAG GATGAGTCCTTACAATCTTCGAGTTCGAAGCAGGAGATCGAGTTTTGA